A stretch of the Phycisphaerales bacterium genome encodes the following:
- the fbp gene encoding class 1 fructose-bisphosphatase, translating into MSLQSHILAEEQQYPGATGDFSWILSAISLSAKTIANKVRRARIDDVLGEHGEGAQNVHGEQQQKLDVLANELIMRCLGDRANVGVLASEEDEEPRLLRARGEGGRYAVLFDPLDGSSNLDFCVGVGTIFSIIKLSDEHPTDAEAAILQQGVHQVAAGYVLYGSSVVLILTTGRGVHMFVLDQSIGSFVLVERDIKIPKSSKTYSVNEAYTDTFPPGYKQYLNWAHQEGYSSRYIGSMVADVHRTLLKGGVFLYPPTAIHPNGKLRLMYEANPMAMVIEQAGGRAINGETAICDMSPTGLHQRTSVILGSTEEVEHVQRFL; encoded by the coding sequence ATGAGCCTCCAAAGCCATATCTTGGCAGAGGAGCAGCAATATCCCGGAGCAACCGGCGATTTCTCGTGGATACTCTCCGCCATCTCCTTGTCAGCCAAGACGATTGCAAACAAGGTCCGGCGGGCTCGCATCGATGATGTATTGGGTGAACACGGTGAGGGTGCTCAAAACGTCCATGGAGAGCAACAACAAAAGCTCGATGTATTAGCCAATGAATTGATTATGCGCTGCCTCGGTGATCGTGCGAATGTTGGTGTACTGGCTTCCGAAGAAGATGAGGAACCCAGATTGCTTCGAGCACGAGGCGAGGGTGGGCGGTACGCCGTACTCTTTGACCCACTGGATGGCTCATCCAATCTCGATTTTTGTGTCGGTGTAGGAACTATCTTCAGCATTATCAAGCTGAGCGATGAGCATCCTACTGATGCAGAAGCCGCCATTCTTCAACAAGGTGTGCATCAGGTCGCTGCTGGATACGTCTTATATGGATCATCAGTTGTACTCATTCTCACGACTGGTCGCGGTGTCCACATGTTTGTACTTGATCAGTCAATTGGTTCGTTTGTTCTGGTAGAGCGGGATATCAAAATTCCAAAATCCAGCAAGACGTACTCTGTGAATGAGGCCTATACCGACACATTCCCGCCTGGCTACAAGCAATATCTAAATTGGGCCCATCAAGAGGGCTACTCAAGCCGTTACATTGGTTCGATGGTGGCCGATGTACATCGCACCTTATTGAAAGGTGGCGTCTTTCTTTATCCGCCAACTGCCATACACCCAAACGGCAAACTTCGCTTGATGTATGAAGCAAACCCAATGGCCATGGTCATTGAGCAGGCAGGTGGCAGGGCCATTAATGGCGAGACTGCGATCTGTGATATGTCGCCAACAGGACTTCATCAAAGAACCAGTGTTATTTTGGGTTCGACAGAAGAAGTTGAGCACGTCCAGCGATTTCTATAA
- a CDS encoding thiolase family protein: MPVILAARRTPIGRLLGGLSRLPSPKLGSFAIEAALEAVPSARDRIDECIMGCVLQAGLGQNPARQAALGAGLPTSLSCQTINKVCGSGLQSVMLAAQSIKAGDNEVVMAGGFESMSRAPHLSHIRAGVKFGPGDMVDHMQHDGLTCAFEEWAMGCAADHIAEKHSISREAQDQFSAQSHLRAAAAQEAGYFDAEMIQLDGGQLKQRFDVGADEGVRADSSAESLSKLRAAFGKDGTVTAGNASQISDGAAALIVASEEAAKEIGADPMARIVGYNTVGVDPKEIFSAPAAGMAKLLKDHRLTVDDVDLFEINEAFAAQAMANATELGVPEEKLNICGGGVALGHPIGASGARVLTTLVHQMVRTDSKKGVVSLCLGGGNAVSMLIER; encoded by the coding sequence ATGCCAGTGATATTAGCCGCCCGCCGCACACCAATTGGCCGACTGCTCGGCGGACTCAGCCGCTTGCCCAGCCCCAAACTTGGATCATTTGCAATTGAAGCAGCTTTGGAGGCTGTACCTTCGGCTCGTGATCGAATTGACGAGTGCATCATGGGGTGTGTGCTACAAGCAGGTTTAGGCCAGAACCCAGCTCGACAAGCAGCATTGGGCGCGGGCCTTCCCACTTCATTGAGTTGCCAGACTATCAATAAGGTCTGCGGCTCAGGACTACAGAGCGTGATGCTCGCTGCCCAATCTATAAAGGCTGGCGATAACGAAGTTGTTATGGCAGGTGGTTTTGAGAGTATGTCACGAGCGCCGCACCTATCGCACATTAGAGCTGGTGTTAAGTTTGGACCTGGCGACATGGTTGATCATATGCAGCACGACGGTTTAACTTGTGCGTTTGAGGAATGGGCGATGGGTTGCGCAGCTGATCATATTGCTGAGAAGCACAGTATTTCCCGCGAAGCTCAAGACCAATTTAGTGCACAGAGTCATCTCAGAGCGGCAGCCGCACAAGAAGCTGGATACTTTGATGCAGAGATGATTCAACTTGATGGCGGGCAACTTAAACAGAGGTTTGATGTTGGTGCCGACGAAGGCGTTCGAGCAGACTCATCTGCAGAGTCTCTCTCCAAATTGCGTGCGGCATTTGGTAAGGATGGCACCGTAACAGCAGGGAATGCTTCACAGATAAGTGACGGCGCCGCAGCTCTTATTGTGGCCTCAGAAGAAGCCGCAAAGGAAATTGGCGCAGATCCAATGGCGCGTATTGTTGGTTACAACACCGTTGGCGTTGATCCAAAGGAGATCTTTTCGGCACCTGCGGCAGGCATGGCTAAACTCCTAAAAGACCATCGTTTGACGGTAGATGATGTGGATCTCTTTGAGATTAACGAAGCCTTTGCGGCGCAGGCCATGGCGAATGCGACGGAACTTGGCGTGCCGGAAGAGAAGCTCAATATTTGTGGTGGAGGCGTGGCCCTGGGGCACCCTATTGGTGCTTCGGGTGCTCGAGTATTGACAACATTGGTGCATCAGATGGTGCGGACAGATTCAAAGAAAGGCGTTGTTAGCCTGTGCCTAGGCGGCGGTAATGCGGTTTCGATGCTGATCGAGCGATAG
- a CDS encoding DUF4149 domain-containing protein: MITVYFSVATALLLAAAFGSMIFLSFVMTPLVFRHFGKEQGGPFMRKIFPRYYLLTGMCVLIATGLLVVQLVATGHWILLLSVILGAASVAMFWLLRQNIIPMIDSAHAKANNGDAEGKKHFKWLHRASMAMNLVQIIIVGFMVGQIAVWDEPTTTAEQTEVRANESATAAQSPSKDEKADT, translated from the coding sequence ATGATCACAGTGTATTTTTCGGTCGCTACCGCCTTACTTCTTGCAGCAGCTTTTGGCTCTATGATTTTTCTATCATTCGTTATGACGCCACTGGTTTTTCGCCACTTTGGCAAAGAACAAGGCGGACCGTTCATGCGCAAGATCTTTCCTCGTTATTATTTGTTGACCGGCATGTGCGTACTGATTGCCACGGGACTTTTGGTTGTGCAGCTTGTCGCCACTGGTCATTGGATCTTATTGTTGAGTGTGATTCTTGGGGCGGCCTCAGTCGCCATGTTTTGGTTGCTTCGTCAGAACATCATTCCAATGATTGATTCGGCTCACGCTAAAGCAAACAATGGAGATGCTGAAGGGAAGAAGCACTTCAAGTGGCTTCATAGAGCGAGTATGGCAATGAATCTGGTTCAGATCATTATCGTGGGCTTTATGGTTGGACAGATTGCAGTTTGGGACGAGCCGACAACGACTGCAGAGCAGACCGAAGTTCGCGCCAATGAATCTGCTACGGCGGCTCAATCTCCAAGCAAGGATGAGAAGGCAGATACGTGA